In one window of Hyla sarda isolate aHylSar1 chromosome 1, aHylSar1.hap1, whole genome shotgun sequence DNA:
- the LOC130367812 gene encoding olfactory receptor 6C76-like, whose protein sequence is MKAFVNIMISYNLTHFVLAGFTLNPALKICVVTSLIPIYILSLMGNLLTIITISIDQNLQAPMYLFLRILATLDILFISSTVPKLVSILMSSDDAISINGCLLQLYFYVSAGGTEFYILGLLSIDRYIAICHPLRYTLVMSSQVCWRLIISFLTFGFLEFIPAIHSMSRLQWCSGNNVIDHFFCDGSALLHLSCSDTYNIEIMFFYFACFAILSSLIPTISSYCFIISTILRIPSSSGRKKTFSTCSSHFIAVLFAYGSCIVIYVTPSGAAPFSIGKSVAIFNSILCPFLHPFIYSLRNKAVMTSLRHMIGIEISIK, encoded by the coding sequence ATGAAAGCCTTCGTGAACATCATGATTTCTTATAATCTGACCCATTTTGTTCTTGCTGGCTTTACACTTAATCCTGCCCTGAAAATTTGTGTAGTTACTTCTCTGATTCCTATTTACATTCTATCGCTTATGGGAAACCTATTGACCATCATAACCATAAGTATAGATCAGAATCTACAAGCGCCAATGTACTTATTCCTAAGAATCCTCGCAACTCTGGACATTCTTTTTATTTCATCTACAGTTCCTAAACTTGTGTCTATCCTCATGAGTTCTGATGATGCTATCAGTATAAATGGCTGTCTTCTACAGTTATACTTCTATGTCTCTGCAGGTGGAACAGAGTTTTATATTTTGGGACTTCTGTCAATTGACAGGTACATTGCAATCTGTCATCCCTTGCGATATACCTTGGTTATGAGTAGCCAAGTCTGCTGGAGACTTATCATTAGCTTTCTGACATTTGGGTTCTTGGAGTTTATCCCagccattcattccatgtctcgCTTACAATGGTGCAGTGGAAACAATGTTATAGATCACTTCTTCTGTGACGGTTCTGCACTTTTACATTTATCCTGCTCTGATACTTACAATATTGaaataatgtttttttactttgcttGTTTTGCTATTTTAAGTTCACTTATACCAACAATATCTTCttactgtttcataatttcaacCATATTACGTATCCCATCATCTTCTGGCAGAAAGAAGACATTCTCCACTTGTTCTTCACACTTTATTGCTGTGTTATTTGCATATGGAAGTTGCATAGTTATTTATGTCACTCCTTCAGGAGCTGCACCTTTTAGCATTGGAAAGAGTGTGGCCATTTTCAACAGTATATTATGTCCATTCCTACATCCATTTATTTATAGCTTGAGGAATAAAGCGGTTATGACCAGCTTAAGACATATGATTGGGATagaaatttcaataaaataa